In a genomic window of Infirmifilum sp. NZ:
- a CDS encoding DUF5518 domain-containing protein — MGSMLLAILVGALLESILGNLQIIGDLIAGLVTGFIAGNDIGKGALAGFIAGLLGGLALGILIILLLPILGPYLGPFASLIPILALIPIVLAIKGAVIMAIGGALGSYLNGFMKPKQAK, encoded by the coding sequence ATGGGAAGCATGCTGTTAGCCATTCTTGTCGGCGCGCTTCTCGAATCGATTCTCGGGAATTTACAGATAATTGGAGACCTAATAGCTGGACTAGTTACCGGTTTCATAGCTGGCAATGATATCGGGAAAGGAGCACTCGCCGGTTTCATCGCAGGCCTCCTAGGGGGGCTTGCTCTCGGCATTCTAATAATACTGCTCCTACCAATACTCGGTCCATATCTAGGCCCCTTCGCATCCTTAATCCCGATATTGGCTCTAATCCCAATAGTTCTCGCTATTAAAGGAGCCGTTATCATGGCTATTGGTGGCGCGCTAGGCTCTTACCTTAACGGCTTCATGAAGCCGAAACAAGCGAAGTAA